Proteins from a genomic interval of Zingiber officinale cultivar Zhangliang chromosome 1B, Zo_v1.1, whole genome shotgun sequence:
- the LOC122052720 gene encoding probable serine/threonine-protein kinase At1g01540: MTDERSSIGSSQEAPQIYRFNLEEIECATQYFSEVNLLSKKSSFAATYKGILHDGTEVAVKRINKTSCKSEEAEFLMGLKALTLLRHENLVGLRGFCYSRARGECFLIYDFVANGSLSEYLDVKCDEIHKVLDWSVRVCIIKGIAKGMEYLHSDKPSKPSLLHQNMSSTKVLIDRHFNPLLSSSALHKLLADDAIFSSLKTSAAMGYLAPEYSTN; encoded by the exons ATGACCGATGAGAGGAGCAGTATCGGGTCATCTCAAGAGGCTCCTCAGATCTATAGGTTTAACTTGGAGGAGATAGAATGTGCTACTCAGTACTTTTCGGAGGTGAATTTACTTAGCAAGAAAAGCAGCTTTGCGGCAACATACAAGGGGATACTACACGATGGAACGGAGGTTGCAGTGAAGAGGATCAACAAGACTAGTTGCAAGTCAGAGGAAGCTGAGTTTCTCATGGGTTTGAAGGCATTGACATTGCTAAGGCATGAGAACCTAGTTGGATTAAGGGGCTTCTGTTATTCAAGAGCAAGAGGAGAGTGTTTCCTCATTTATGATTTTGTTGCAAATGGGAGTTTGTCGGAATATCTAGATGTCAAATGCGATGAGATTCACAAGGTCCTTGATTGGTCTGTAAGAGTTTGTATCATCAAAGGCATTGCTAAAG GTATGGAATATCTCCACAGCGACAAACCTAGCAAGCCCTCCTTGCTCCATCAAAACATGTCATCGACAAAAGTCCTCATTGACCGCCATTTCAACCCCCTACTCTCCAGTTCTGCCCTGCACAAACTATTAGCAGACGATGCCATTTTCTCCTCTCTCAAAACAAGTGCTGCCATGGGCTACTTAGCCCCCGAGTACTCtaccaattaa